The DNA segment GACCGcgccgaggacgaagaggtaGTTGGCCAAGTGTTAGGTCAACCAGCCACCCCACCACGTCGTCGCAGACGTCGTGACACGCAGCGGAGCCCAACAAATGGCGAGGAGTTGGCGTGAAGCATATGCTGTCACATGCGGCGAATGGTGGCGCAAAACGTGCATGAAACCACAAGATGCTTGGAGACCAAGCCAGAGCGCGCATGAAGCGGCATGTGGTGAGATGCATGTCTCACGTAGATTCGTAGCTCTGATATTCTCACTTCACAtcacacttcacttcacttgcaTGCACGTTCGATTGTCAGGCTTGGCACAGCTGAGTTTTGCCCCACCCGCATGTCGCGCCTCATCATTGCTTTTCTTCAACTACCAACTCTTCATTTCCCTGACTCGGCCACGAGAGATCGATTGCCGGTAGAAAATGGCGCCTCCGACGGATATCAACACGAGCAAGACGATGGCATCCCGAACTTCCATAACTCCTTGCTGGCCGAAAACGCGAGTCTCGACGTCAATCCCCTCATCAATCGCATCACGACGCCATTTTCCATCGTCACGGACGCCAAATGCAGGCAAATGAAGCTGACCTCGTTTGAGGCACCAACTTCAGAGCAACCTTAGCACGTGAAGGAATACAATTCTGGGCCAACTACGCCAGAAACCATGAGGAGAAGGCTCGTAACATCGTCAGACCTTTCATTACCGCCCGTAGCTCCATCGACAATTGgccagatgatgaagaggatgCAATTCAAACGATCGCTGAGTGAACAGACAACGACATACGCAAGCTCAAGCGCAAGTACGCAGAAGAATCTCCGGCGCATGAGGATGGAGGCGCGAAGACCATAATCCTCGCAGGCGCTTTTCGGTCCCTAACCTTGTCGACGGCAAGTTGGCTACCAGCTACCGCAACCAGACAGTCTCCTGCCGCGCCTTCAGCAGGTCAGTGGCCAGCATGCCTGGCTATTTGTCAGACTCCTTCAAGGACCACGTGCGCTCGATCGCAGAAGAGCCGAGAAACTCTCTCGATGCTGCCACCGAAGCCCAGAAGAAGACGTGCAAGGACATGGAGGCCGCACAACTCGACAAGCTGCCGTGACAAGGACACGCGGACCTCGCCAAGGGCCTCACGCAGCTTAGAGCTGCGTTCGAACTGCGCACAAGTGAAATCAAGGAAGAAGTTGCGACGACCGAGCAGGCTGCCACATGTCTGAGCGACATCTCAGCTACGAGCTTCAAATTAAGACACGAGTAATACATAACGCTCACAATAGCATTCACCATCGCTCACTTCAGATCCACAATGGCCCCATTTATGCAGTAGTGTTTGCTCTAGTCTTGGCATGTGCAATTGTTGGCGCGATCTTGCACATCCAAGTTCTTTTCGCCTCCAtctttccacttcttccttcttccacCGAACCACCGTCATCCCCATCAACTCGAATATGGCTCCAGACCTACCTCCCAAGTCGTACCAACGTAGCTGCCGCGTTTTCATGGTTCAGAAGTGGAAGTGACTACTTTCCGCGGAGCGCGAGAGCAACCAAACCTGAGGCACCAAACCACTAGAGGCAAGAGGCAAGAGGCAAGAACACTCACAACCACTCAGAACGAGCGGAGGCACGCGCCTGACTTGGGAAATAGCTCCAGACGCGCAGACACGGAAGATTTACAGCTCTCAGGAGCATCATGCAGCGCTCCTGATCGAACAAGAAAACTTAGCGGCAACTCCTCTGCTGCGCCGCGTCATAACACCTTTTTTCATCGTCACTTCCACTGACTGCAATGGTAATGACGTGCGGAGTGTTGATGGGCAGCAGAGCTGACATTATCGCAGGCGCCAACGGGCAACACAGCTTGCCAAAGACAGAGCAACACTACTGGGTCAACCTCATCTACCAGTCGGAGAGCCTGTCCGACGCCGCACCGAAGCCCCTCTCGCGCCTCAGAGATGTCCTGCCGGAGTGGCCAGCCAACGAAACCGAAACATTGAGCGAGATCAGCGAAGCGCACGCACACGAATGGGATGTCTTAGACCCCAAAGACACCCTCAAGCGTAAGCGCCAAGAAGGTGTGCCAGCCCACGAGGATGGAGCAGCGAAAAGAATCATCACCGCTGCCGTCGTGCGATTCATCGATGTCTCTCGTGAACACGTCGACCTGGCCATCAAATTGACACACACTGCCGAACAAGTTCAAATCAGCAGAGACCCGCTTCGCAACTGTTAAGATGCACGAGAAGTCTCTCCCGTGTCGTTCGCTGATGACGAACAGATTCCTCAACTTTGCTGGCAACTTCGCCACACGCGCAATGGATGGAGTGGAGACTCGCATGTTGCATCATTCACCACACACAAGTCGAGCACAACAACACCGGCTAATATGGCCGCTCTGCAGCGCTTCAGCATCCACAACGGGAACAACGTGTACCCCGTGGACTTTATGCGCGTTGTCATGCAAGACCATGTCCGAGACAATGCTATTCAGGTCAATTTGAGTCAACACTTCGACTTGCACGCGGTTCTGGTAGCTCATCTTCCGCCTTTCGCCTACACCAGTACAGCATGCTACGTGGTTTGCCGCAAAGAGTTCATCAAGCACGCAATCTTCAAATCGACTCATCAACTCGCGCGTGCTCTCAATCCACCCATACCCGCCGGAACCCTCCCTACGACTGGCATCCGAATCGCCAACGAGCTTCGCACGATTTTTCACCAATTTGTGCACTACATACGATTTCTTGAGATGGAACGTGAGGACGCATGGGTAAGCGTCGAGAACGGTGGTGAGTCTGGCATAAGTGTCGTGCACTCTGCTTGTTCGAACTATTCCCACCCGCTCGCTCTGTGGGTGTCCCAGAGGAGTTCGAAATGCCACCGCTTGTTATGCCACACAAGTTCAACAGCCACAGCTCCACGAGGAttacatcatcatcgtcaaacGCCTCCTCAACGTCCGTTACCGCGAGGTTGTCCATGTCCAATCCGGCCAGGCTCTGCAAGTCACCACTGCTCCTTGCCAAACGCAATATGATGCCTTCAGGCAGATAGTATCGGAGGCCGGGGCGCGGTATGATTTGGAACAATAGCGAGAAGTACATTTCTGTGAATCGAAGAAAAGTTGCGAAGTGGTCAGGGTGGTATCGGCAAATGTAGCTGATAACCTCTCTGCGGACGCGAAGAGTAACAAATCCGAACTGTCGGCCCGGTTTGGTCGCTATCCAGTAGTGCAGTGACAACTCGTTTGAAGGTTGCACCAATTCTTTGATATGTGACCCGAAGCGGTACGTGTTCAAGCCTGTACTGCCAGCGTACGCCTTGATGTAGGATGCGGAATTTGTGTCCGTAATTGTATTAACGTACCAACCGGCATCTCCGCAAGTCAGATCGCCACCTATTGCATCGACGCTCTCGGCATCATGCCAGAGATCATTCTCAATGACGTTTCGCAGGGCTGTATTGAAGTTGAGCATTTGCTCGAACCAGCTCCAAAGTTTCAACACTCCTCCGAGCTCTTGAAACATATCCTTCGTTCTAGCGACAGTGGGGCTGCCCTTGACTGGAGTACTCCACGTACGCTGCACGAGACCTCGGAAGATGGGACATGTGATTGCAGAGAAATCGTCTGTCTGTACTGCCTCCACACCTGCCTGTTGTTTCTGATTGACTTGAGACTCTCGGTCATCTCTGGAGGCAGGGGTCGGATGGCGAGGCGACGCACGATAAGCAAGACTGGAAGATTCCGGGAGTGATGTCGGATCTGTTACTTCCAGGCCCGTATTCTCGTTAGACGAAATGAATACCACATCGTGGATGATATCGTGATCGCTTCTTGCGGCTGGTGGTCGTCGGAGAAGATTTCAATGGTGTAGCGAGCACGATCAGAGCCACAGCGTTTCCTCTTGGCCATGTTGAGATGCTCAGGCTGGACGAAGAGCGGTAGATGTAAGAGAGACAAGGGCAAACTTGCAGGCTCGCCAATATGTGGAAAGTGTGGGCATGGACCAGGTGCAGTCAAACACACGCAGGCAAGTGCAATTGCGCCAACAAGTGGCCACCCAGCACTCCATGAGGTGCAGGGACGAAGGGACGTGGGATCTGGCAAGAACAGATTTGAACATGTGAAACGTGCATTTGGTTCATTCGttatgctgcagctgtgtTCTTGGTTATGTGCGAGGCAGCATGAAAATGGGGCTTTCAGTCATTTCCCATTGCTTCCAGCCCAGATTTCGGCCGGCGACGTGGTCTAAGCCAAGTCTTCGAACTCCTCGGTCCACAGTGGCGCGGTCCGCACAGTCCTCGGTCTTATTGCCGCGTCTGATGCACGACAGGTGAATTCGGCCCTTCTTCAACTTCAGCACGTCGTTCGAAAGTGCCTCTGGTTTCTGCTCTGCGGCCACTGACACGGGATATGAAATGTGCTCGCCCTCGACTGACAGCGAATACGAGGAGATGGAGTTACACAACTCACGGGAGGTGAAGCGTGCGTTGACGTTGACTCGTTGGTCGGCAAGCTGGGTCAGGATGGTGACTGCTGTGTTGTGTAGGCAGTCGCAAGTGCGTCCATGTACGACGTGGTGCCCAGCGCGACCCAAACGTTCGAACAGGCTACTCTTCAGATCCTGGATGACGATAGCGAGGTGCACGTAGGCGTTATCAAGGTGTGGTGAATAATTCCTGTGCTTTGCTAGCTCAGCTCTCATGTCTGCAGACCTTCGTTTCCCCAGCACTTCTTCAGCCTCTTGGTCCATCTCTGATTATTGACCGACCTGGAGATTGACTGGTCTCCCAGAAAGCGCCTTCCGGTGCTCGCCATCAGAGTGCTTGAGAAGAGGTACGTGTCCCGGAAACAGCTTTGCGGCGTGATTaacctcttctcttatttGGAGGGCAGAGAGCTTTTTTTGCCGCCTGAGATGCCTTCTCGCGAGACGTTGCAAGGTGGTGTTCGCCGTCCACTGTGCAAGTTTGTCTATCTGCGTGATGTCCAAAACGATGTGAATGTGTTGCAGCTGTGTTGATGCCTCAGGCCGCTATCTTCCCTCTTGCGAAAAAGGCAGCGACCAACGCGGcgaccaccaccagcaccaccatcaccatcaccatcgaCTGCCTCAGAATCACCATATACGCAGCAGATGCCACGGATCCGACCTGGAAAAAGGTCTCCTGATTCTTACCGCCTTTCTTCGGGGATCCGGAGCGAAGCGTGAGCGCGTGGAGCTCCTTGATCCGGAACTTTGAGACTGCATTTGGCCACTTCGATTCACTTCTGGAAGGGCATTCGACAACCCTTTGAATTTTGTTTTCTTGAAGAAGCTATCTTGGGACCGTATGCCGGTCCAGTCATCTTCTTACTTGCACGCCTTGAGCTACACTCGAACGCTCTGCGAACCTGGTCTGGACGTGAGACGACTGCATTATACTGCCAACACATTCTCCACGGCTGTAGTGCAACAAGACTCATGGGTCGCGTGGCTCCTCTCTGCGATCCAAGACTTGTGTTGCGCTATCGAGCGTACACATCTAGAATTTCATTGACCGCTTTCACTGCAAAGATTGTGCTCTTGTTCAGCGTCTTGTATGATGAAGTTCGGCTGGAATCTGGATGTGCGCAAGGACCGCGGATTCAGTCGAAAGCAGCAGGGATCTTGACTACGTTTGTGATGGCTCTCGTTCGTGTCGCACCGATTCGTGGAAATGCTTGGCAAGGACCGGCCTGCCGAAATCATACTTGCGGCGGATGAATTATGTCATGAGCACTTCTCTGCCGCCTGATCATTTTTTCAGCCAGCTCGAAAGGCAGACGTCGATAGGTGGCTGTTATGGGAAGCAAAGAATCCGCACTGACCCCACAATATCCGGGCTCGACAGGAGTCTGGGCCAAGCCTGACAGGGATTAGTTCCACAGTCTGGTTGTCGACCCCTGCATGGAGCTGAGCGTTGAATGGTGCCAAGGTATGCTCCATCTCGTACCGCACACCCTTCTGTGTGCCGTTCAGCCTGACAGCCAATCTCCGTGCCGAGCAGCTTTCGAGGCCGTCCATATGCAGGAACCTATAATGAGTCGCAGTTCTGTGGCGCATCCTGCATCCATTCTGGCAGGCGCGAAGCTACCGCACTCGTCGTGCAAAGCCTCTCCGCGTGCTGTAacacgaagaagatgccCCTGTTACCTTTAGAATGCTCCGAGATTGCCAAGTATATATTGTGATTGGTGTGCTTTACTAGCTCTGCCAGCGGGACTTACGCTGCCTTTCCCGGCAGTCCTCACCAGAGCCTCAGAGAATATTCGCGCGAGGCTGTGTCGGAATCGCAAACCATGCGCTCGTATGCTGTGTAGAGTCCTGGTTTGCGAGACTCCAGATCAACTACTGCTCAGATGGTCAAAGCGGTCACCATGATCCGCCCGTCACGCCCATCACGGCCTGCCACGCTGATTGCTGCAACTCTTTTTGTGCTGCTCATTCTGTTCTCAGTTACATTTGTGAGTAGCCACATCCTACAAATATTGCAACGCGAGACTTATGCTATCATCAGCGTGAACCATTGAGAACAAGAGCGGGAGCATTTCTACCACGACCAAAAAACGATGGCACTCAAGTCACTCCTTACAGCAGCAGGCTTCATATCCTGCTGCCGGCTTCCAATCCCGCTGTCGATATGTGCAAGACCTTATTGACTGGCTCCATGCTTGGGTATCCCACGCCGACACTCATTGCCTGGAACGAGACATTCAACCGCGAAGGCCTTCTTGGTGGTGGCAGTCACGTTGCCAAGATCTCGCGAGTCTTGGAATGGCTCGACAACTTGCCGCCTGAGACGGACAACGATCTGATTTTCATGATGGACGCTTATGGTATGACGGTAGCAACTTTAGACTACTCAACGCACTGACCACGCGCCAGATATCTGGTTTCAACTCCCACCTGAAGTTCTAGTTGAGCGATACCACATGATCAATCGGAAAGCCAACAAGAGACTTCGAGACCGCTTGGGCAGTGCATATTACGCTGAGAACATTCGACAGACGATTGTTTTCGGTGCGGGAAAGCGATGTGCTCCAAATCAAATGCACACTGTCGCCTGTTACCCTATTCCGGACTCTCCTTTGCCAGAGGACGTCTATGGAGCGAATACGGACACCGTCATGGGCAAGAGTAAGCTCTCAAGCCACAGACAGAGATATCTCAACTCTGGGTAAGACTCAATCGCTTTGCACGATGCAGCTACGGGGTCTGACAGAATGCGCAGGTACATTATCGGACCGGCCAAGGACATGCGACTACTGTTCAGACGGGCTTGGGAGAAAGTCGAGGCCAATCAAGACCACGGCCCGTGGGATAATGGGAGCGGTGGTTCTGACTTCATGTATGTGTCCGACATCTTCAGCCAGAGTTGTGATCGTGCCATTTACTAACAGCGTAATATTCAGGTATCATGGATCTGATCAAGTATGTGCCTCTTTTGAACGAGCCCAAATCGACAGCACACTGACCTCTAGCAGTCCATATTCAATACCGTGTGGGGTGAACAAGAATTCCAGCGCGAAGTAATTCGACGCAGGCATCGTGGCTGGCTCGACCGCTTACTCGGCCGTAGCCAGACAATTCCCCATCATCTCGAAGGCACGCTCGTCCAGGATCCTCTCAATCCGCCTTTCACTCATGAACCCATGGAGCACAAAGCGGGAAAGCCGGACGAGTTCGGAATCGGGTTGGACTTTTTCAGTGATCTCGGACAACAGACGGTGAACACCGAAGACGATACGCAGTATCTGGTGCATGGCCATGATCTCATAGGACAAATAGAAGCACGCCAAAAACGACTTTTCAATTGCCCCTCTCGAGTGACTGGAGAACTACCTCAGGACGTGCTAAGGACATCACCTCCATCAACTGTGCAGAAACCTTGGAGTCAGCTACCACTATTCACGAACCATTGCCTCAATACGATACCAGTGATGATTCACCACAATGGAGATAAGGGCGCCCGATCGTGGCAGTGGCCCATGACCTGGATGCAGCCCCACGCCCGACGCCAATTCGAGTCTATACTGGGAGATGAGAGCAATGTGCTCGCTGCGGGCAGATCAACAGGCGGTGCAAATCTTCCGACAGGAGAGTCATTAAGCTTCCAGGACCTGTGCACACAGGACTTCGAGTACGAGCTTTTCAGAGACGTAGATCCTCCAGAAACCCCACCCAGAGGCTGGTAGGTTCTGAAATGGGTGCAATAGCGAGGCGTACAGGCAATCAATTGTAGAGGCAAGAAGATAGAATATTGCACAGGTGCAAAAATACAGTGAAAATATTGATTTACCCAAATGGCTGGAAGTATCTTGGTCTACTTGCTACACGGAGCATAAGTTAATGAACATCTGGTAAAATCCACTCACCCCTCCCATCCCTAAATATTTCCTCATGAAATGGTCTGCAGATCTCATCAAATTTGATCCATCTTGATTGGAAATCGTCTTCCTCCGGGTTCGCGGAAGGTACCCTTCCACCCCCTCTCCATCTCTCATCCGGCCAGTACTGCCTCATGCTATCTTCATCGTAACCTCCATACGCAATCGGCATGACGGGTTCCCAAATATGCGCATCGTACAGATATCTCGTGTAGCCCGCGTACCAAGTTTCATTCCACCACGTCTCTCGTAAAGCTTTGCGGCCGTCTCTGTGTGCATTGTGATGGATGACTGCGGGGACAATTCCTGTCCAGATGTTCGTGAACAATGGGACTTCGGTCCAGTTCATCCAGCGTGGGAATTTGGGATCGTGGTTGAAGGTCCAGAACGGGGGCTGTGTGTCTGTGATATCCTTTGCGAGAGTCTGATTTGTGACTCCGTAAGGATGCGTTGGAGGAATGTTTTCGCGTTGTTCGGCTAGTTCGAGCTCTGTTGTGTCGTTCCAGTGTAGCCAGGCTGTGTCATCTTCGGAGAAGACTGTGTTGAGTCCGATTTCCATTCTGTAGTCGAGACCGATGCCGAACTCGAAATTTTTGTCTGGGCGGAGAGCGGCTTTCTTTCGGACTTCTTCTACATGGGATGGGACGAAGGGGTGCAGAGGTTCGTATCCGCCTTCCAGTTTTTCTTTCATCTTTTGGAGGTTGTTGCGCGAGTCTTGACGTAAAGCTTCACGCCAGACTTCCTGGTCTCCGAGAATGTGGGAGAAGATGTACTGGTCTGAGCCCATGTTCGCCTCGAAGGGGTCATTTGTGAGAAGGTCGCGAGCCTGGTTGAACATTTTGCGCATCGCCTTGACAGTTCCCATTGCCACGCCCGAATTGATGAAGCGCGGGCGAATCTTGATGAAAGGGTTCGCCTGGTTTCCAATGTCTGTATCTGTTTCCGGGCCATAAACGTCTTCAGGAAGACTGGAGAACGGCACAGCATAGCAAGGCGGATCCTTCTCTGTCCATGGCCAGCAGCGCTTCTGGCACCCAAAGATGATCTCTTGATGAATATTGTGCTCCTTCGCAGCAGTTCCAAGTTCCTTGGCTATGCGTTCGTCTGCTCGCTTGTTGACAGCAAAGTAGCGATCTACCAGTGTCTGAGGCCGGAGCTGAAGCCAAATATCGTAGCCATCTATCATGAGTACCAGGTCATCATCCTTTGCCGGGTCAAGGTGGTTGAAATATTGTGCTATTCCAGTCACCTTGGCCAAGTGGGAACCACCTTCGACATACTTTGGATCGTCAAAGTCTTCTCCCCAATTCACGACAACAGGATCGGGATAGCCCAGAATTCCCGCGCTGACCATGACTTTGCAGAGGTTGACATCGGCCTTAGATGCTGGCACCACGAGGTGCAAATTTGCTGGAGGGTTTTTGCTGATTGTATGGTTCTGTTTTGACCCAGAGATATCTGTTACTTCTTTTACGGCTGTCGCAATTGATGTTAAACTCGGTGATGAAGGCTAGGCAGTATGAGTAATCGGTATCTCGGAGCTGTAGGATGTATACTAACATGAAGAATATACACAATGAATAAGATCCACGTGAAAACCAGGAAGAAAAATGGCTTGCCTTGCAGCATGACGATTGCTCTTATGCCAGTCCTCGAGCCTCCGTCTTCATTGGTACCAGGGTCAGACGTACGGCCTTCATGAGACGTCAGAAGAGAGGCAGCCTCTTCTGCCTTTttggcagcagcttctgaAGCGGCCGAAGACCACGACCGCTGCCGCATGGTCATATTGATCCCTGTCCCTTGTCTTCCGGGCTGTGCAGTATCGTGTCGCAAAGTTTATCCAGCCAAGGTTCCGGCACAGAAGGTATCGAATATCATATCCTGTAGGCCAACTACAGGTCGCACGACACATCTGGCGTAGATGAGCAGTGCTTAGGGTGGGAAAATTGGATTTTGGGTCCACGACTTCTCCTGTGCCACCCGGAAAGGGATTAGCGACGGGAGTCCTGCATGGCTTTCGCGGAAAGGATGCTGCAGCCACAGAAAAGTAGACTTCGAAAAGTCGGATAATCGCTGCTGGCCAAGACGTCGGTCGGTGTCAGGGTCGAGATTAGCAGCAGGCGCACCAAGACACGACGGATCACTCACCAATGAAGATCTGGGAGCCACATTCTGCAGTGGTGCCAAGACAACTCGGTACTGGCCTGCCGGGCTTGATTTGCGTACCGTGGCGCCGCCGAGGCTGATGAGGACACGGAACGGCTGAGACGGATGCGTCGCACAAGCTGACTGGATGTGTGGCACAAGGCCAGAAATGGCAGACGTGTGCTGGACGCTGaacgaagatggagaagctggGCAGAATTTGATCGACCTCGGCCGTATATCCCGCTATGAACGCTATCAAATGGAACACAAATGCTGAGACCAGAGAGTACCTCTGTCGCTGGACATTCTCGCAAATTATTGCTCGCCAGGCTGTGCAGCCTGCCGTTGCTGGAATTCTTGACCTGCCAAcccttctgctgctcctgccggCGAgacacctgctgctgcttcttgaggCTGTCCTTCGAATGGAAACGCTCCTTCTTGAGGAACTTGTTCGGCGACAGGCTCGGATTCGGGGACCACTCCGTCTTGCGACGGAGGAGGGTCAGGCGGGCGTGGTTTCGGAATAAGCGGCTCGTGTTTCTGTATCTTTGTCGGATGATAAgcctcatcgtcgcctgGC comes from the Cercospora beticola chromosome 4, complete sequence genome and includes:
- a CDS encoding uncharacterized protein (antiSMASH:Cluster_7), with protein sequence MFQELGGVLKLWSWFEQMLNFNTALRNVIENDLWHDAESVDAIGGDLTCGDAGWYVNTITDTNSASYIKAYAGSTGLNTYRFGSHIKELVQPSNELSLHYWIATKPGRQFGFVTLRVRREVISYICRYHPDHFATFLRFTEMYFSLLFQIIPRPGLRYYLPEGIILRLARSSGDLQSLAGLDMDNLAVTDVEEAFDDDDVILVELWLLNLCGITSGGISNSSGTPTERAGGNSSNKQSARHLCQTHHRSRRLPMRPHVPSQEIVCSAQIGEKSCEARWRFGCQS
- a CDS encoding uncharacterized protein (antiSMASH:Cluster_7); protein product: MCKTLLTGSMLGYPTPTLIAWNETFNREGLLGGGSHVAKISRVLEWLDNLPPETDNDLIFMMDAYDIWFQLPPEVLVERYHMINRKANKRLRDRLGSAYYAENIRQTIVFGAGKRCAPNQMHTVACYPIPDSPLPEDVYGANTDTVMGKSKLSSHRQRYLNSGYIIGPAKDMRLLFRRAWEKVEANQDHGPWDNGSGGSDFMYHGSDQSIFNTVWGEQEFQREVIRRRHRGWLDRLLGRSQTIPHHLEGTLVQDPLNPPFTHEPMEHKAGKPDEFGIGLDFFSDLGQQTVNTEDDTQYLVHGHDLIGQIEARQKRLFNCPSRVTGELPQDVLRTSPPSTVQKPWSQLPLFTNHCLNTIPVMIHHNGDKGARSWQWPMTWMQPHARRQFESILGDESNVLAAGRSTGGANLPTGESLSFQDLCTQDFEYELFRDVDPPETPPRGW
- a CDS encoding uncharacterized protein (antiSMASH:Cluster_7); the encoded protein is MDQEAEEVLGKRRSADMRAELAKHRNYSPHLDNAYVHLAIVIQDLKSSLFERLGRAGHHVVHGRTCDCLHNTAVTILTQLADQRVNVNARFTSRELCNSISSYSLSVEGEHISYPVSVAAEQKPEALSNDVLKLKKGRIHLSCIRRGNKTEDCADRATVDRGVRRLGLDHVAGRNLGWKQWEMTESPIFMLPRT
- a CDS encoding uncharacterized protein (antiSMASH:Cluster_7) is translated as MGSRADIIAGANGQHSLPKTEQHYWVNLIYQSESLSDAAPKPLSRLRDVLPEWPANETETLSEISEAHAHEWDVLDPKDTLKRKRQEGVPAHEDGAAKRIITAAVVRFIDVSREHVDLAIKLTHTAEQVQISRDPLRNC
- a CDS encoding uncharacterized protein (antiSMASH:Cluster_7), whose product is MTMRQRSWSSAASEAAAKKAEEAASLLTSHEGRTSDPGTNEDGGSRTGIRAIVMLQGKPFFFLVFTWILFIVYILHPSSPSLTSIATAVKEVTDISGSKQNHTISKNPPANLHLVVPASKADVNLCKVMVSAGILGYPDPVVVNWGEDFDDPKYVEGGSHLAKVTGIAQYFNHLDPAKDDDLVLMIDGYDIWLQLRPQTLVDRYFAVNKRADERIAKELGTAAKEHNIHQEIIFGCQKRCWPWTEKDPPCYAVPFSSLPEDVYGPETDTDIGNQANPFIKIRPRFINSGVAMGTVKAMRKMFNQARDLLTNDPFEANMGSDQYIFSHILGDQEVWREALRQDSRNNLQKMKEKLEGGYEPLHPFVPSHVEEVRKKAALRPDKNFEFGIGLDYRMEIGLNTVFSEDDTAWLHWNDTTELELAEQRENIPPTHPYGVTNQTLAKDITDTQPPFWTFNHDPKFPRWMNWTEVPLFTNIWTGIVPAVIHHNAHRDGRKALRETWWNETWYAGYTRYLYDAHIWEPVMPIAYGGYDEDSMRQYWPDERWRGGGRVPSANPEEDDFQSRWIKFDEICRPFHEEIFRDGRGEWILPDVH